Within Porites lutea chromosome 2, jaPorLute2.1, whole genome shotgun sequence, the genomic segment ccgaaattaaaaaagagtcgcccttcctctcttgtatagagctaacagtagagcagggaaatcctgaacacactgaatattctctcaggatcatttataatttacagtttgaagagagcaatttcgggtttgatgtttattttttcagtctttatagcgattattcctacccactttgtcaattgtaggcgaaccctcctaaagctgaatttcaagggaccatattcaagctcactaagaaaaataaaatttcgtcgttgcttatttacgtcctccataaaacgcgaaattaggcattttcacgtcgtagtcgtgcaaaaacgggaaagaaatgaacaaaaaagtgtgttgcacgtgcgaagttgttgttttgctaattaaacctattgtttttttgacgttctagttgtcgtccacgtcgttggatcttaaactccctaaattgtacaaacgaccggtttcaatagaccggcgaaatttctcattttattaagtactgaggttacgacaacttcgagttaaactgatttcacgggttgtcaaagagtccagcgattcctttttcccaggtgagcgccgactcatttcgcttcaatattcaggaatgctctcgatctttttacgctttcattgcctctcgcccgacatgttttgcacggcgtttggtcatgcgaaacctccacgaaacatccacgcctcgcgcgaggtaactttatcccgattctaaaaataactcgagacgaattacctatggaatagggtgtatatgggggatgccctctctgtcccctttatagtctcttgacaCAAACctgtaattttgtcatttataAGATATTTCTCAACTGTCATAGCGAATAAGGACGCTTAAAATTGCATCATAAACGGCAAAATGAACTTGCAAGCTGAGACACAGCCCCTGTAAAGTCGTCATCAAACTGACTCCTGCTTAAGACTTAAGTTATCTCGCTAACATGATACATCGTTCAATTAGTGCTACTTTGCACCCTGTTACACGCAACAAACTGTAATTAAAGTTCACTTACCCAGAAGAACAAGCAATGCCGAAGGATCAGTTTCTCCGAAGTCTAGCCGACGGCGAACGGAGCTGTTGCTCGCATTTTCGGTATGATAGCGATCTGTTCTGGCTGGCCGAGGTTTCTTGACAACTTCTCCAAAATCCAGTTTACGCCTGACATAGTCTATTGGCGAGGAAAAGATAAGTGTTTCAGCAAAACGATTGGGACGAGACATGTCGTTGTAATTCTCGGCGAGTCTATTCAACGCACGCGTAGTGTAATTGCTTCAACTGACTTGTGTTTACACATTCAATGTTCTTTACTTATATAGCCTTCTTGAGTAGGAGGAGAtaagtttttcttgtttcaggtatttgcttttaaaaaacaatagatGTAAAATTGAAAGGACTTGAAGTGCTAAGATGATAATTAGCACTCTATTCTGTAAACATCAAGAAATTGTTCTCACCTTCCTATTGGCTGAAGCATCGAACTTTTTACAACACTATATAACAATATGATACGATATAATAACTTATTaagtaaaagaacaaaaacttgATAATCACACTCCAATTCAAATAAACGGCAATGACGCGCTTTGAAATATCTCACCTATATTGGCCCTACGACTAACTGCTTTATACAGTACCTTTTTTAAGGAATGAATGGAAACGCGCTTTTTCTCGTGAAATTATTTTGTGCCTAACACAGTCGTGATGTTGATCAGGAGAAAATAAAGGACGGTAGAGCGAGAGATCAGAGGGAGGAAAAATAACTCTTTTCTCTTCCTCTGGTCTCGAGGTCTTAAGAATACTTTTCTCAAGGTAGCATTACTAGATTCTAAAATGACCGAGCGAGAAATACTGCTTCCAGCGTGTGCGTTGATGTGAGAGAGACTTACAAAAGGTAGAGAAAGCCTACTTTACCAGCTCTTACGAACTTTCACTAGAATTTATAGTTGAAAACTATCTAAAAAATAACTATACAAATTCAAGAACGCCCAATTTTGAACTAAGCTTGAGCCACTGGCTGAAAGTTCTTGCCTAAATAAGAGAAGCAGGAGTGAAActcggaaaagaaaaagaataaacaGATGATATCATTCCTGGTGGTCGGTACGGGTATAAAAGGCTCATTTATCGTTTGTCTCGCGATAGAGACACTCGATCCCTTTCACACAGGTCTGGACAAATTTTTGAGGAGAGAAAAACTTGCACGGATCTGCTTTCAGTTTACACGGGACCCGCGCACCGTGCAAGTTTTAAAACGGCAAGGTGTGAACTTTTTGTAACAGAATACGCGCGGATCCGTTTAGACGCgttgcacaggtaaaaaattagtcagttcaaaatttttccgggttcatgtaaacagggtcttggTTGTTCATCGCGACGCTTTGACCGCTCACTGCTTATCTTCTTAGTTTGTGATTGGTACATTATGAACCTTACTTATGCATGGTTAATGGCGTTTCGATCcaacaagacaagacaagataaGACAAGGCGAGATatttattatcataatattGCCTGTACAATTTCTTGGCACGCAGTTAGCAAGAAAACGCTAGTCGTGGCGTGCCAAATTAATTCTATTACAAATCAGATATTACAGATAataagtaaaaagcaaagaaaaagaagaaaagaatatGTGTAATAAAGTTAAAAGCACGAAAGAAAAATCTGTTTAATGCAAGTTGTGAAAAGAAGCTAAAGTTTAGGATTTCGCGATTTTATTTCTCGTGTTATCATGGTTGCATCCAGGTAATCATCTTTgtcttttaatatttcaaagagcaTACTGATTAGTTTTCGTTTAAACGCCTTTCATCCTAAGCATGCCACTGTCCCTCAGCTGAATACGCTTTAGCTGCTGTGTTTACGTTTCTGGATTCCGCTTTCCGCCACCACCTTGATGTTTTTGGGGAGAAGCCTGATAAATACCAGCAGTACTAGGTCGAAACATCGAGATAAAAATGACTATGGCAAAACAAACGATAAACAATCCCATCAAGGAGAGAAAAAGTTTGTCAAAAAAGCTTACTGCTGAGATTATGAATTTATGTGAATTTCATATGCCCACTAGTGgtgcaggaacgcgtgacgaacccctaagaacgtccgCGTCAGAGGGTAGAAGGCATCGGACCGGCATCATCGATAATTTTGCAGTTAATGACAGGAGCACTTTTACAGTTGTTTAATACACTAAAGCCCcgcgcaaacggacgcaactattcgccaacaactcccagcattgtgttacatgttgcgtccgtttgcacaccctgttgcatgttgttcaTGTTATTGCCTGTTGTTGGACTgttgttgtgcaaagtttgTAACCGGCCAAACTTAAGCCTTTAGCTACAtggaaacggacgcaacaactcccaacattgttaggCCGGCAATGTTGGGAGTTAATGCGGCCGTTTTCACCAACCTtgatgttgggagttgttactCAGTTTGCACGTACTATAAATCCTCTGCTAAGCCCCCCAAGCCCatttgaagggggagggggcttatttgagagggagggcttatttaatttagaaacgacgatggtatcagttctccataaagaactagaatacaaagtggaaacgCTCAAGTACgagaagttttaggtcatgtCATGTGTAGGGGCTAATTAACTTTCTTCTtctgaaaaggggggcttatttgagagggtgGTTTGACAGAGGATTACGTATTCCCCGCGAGGGTGGTCGCGTGACTTGGTTCCAGTATTTTCTCCGCCTCACATTGTCCATTGCGTGACTTGTTCCCAGTCTTTTCTCACGCTCACATTGTCCTTTGTCGTGGTAGACAACGTGTTCTGGGTGCTACTGTTATTGTAGATTCATAACAtaagttttctttaaatatgGCTGAAGTTTCCCAAAATCCGTCGAGAACTGTCTTGGTAGCAGTAGACAACAGTGAATACAGTCTGGAAGCGTTCGAATGTGAGTACACAGGAGTACGGCAAAAAATCTAACGTGCATGTGCCTGTTCATACTGAATTATTAACGTGCCACCTTTCACGAATTCAGCTGTAAGTTAATCACACGCTTTAGTCGAACTCGAAAAACGGTTTTTAATCTCAAAAAGGAAACATGTCAGTGCTAATGTCTTCGgattttaaaaatggttttcCCCCGCATCCTAAATTTTAACATGGTTACGCTGCCCATTTCAGGACAACTTTGATCTGCTTTCATTACACTCATTAAATATTCATTATAAGTTTAAATTTAATGCttagttttatttatatttcttttattcgtcgttttttgtctgtttttcagTAATATTATAATACGACTTGGAATGCTTGGAATGTTTTTTACAACCATGAACATTAGCAACAAGATATCCCATTAACCCACAAAACCATCATACCTCTTAGctactacccccccccccctcccacccccgaCAATAGAGGTACtcattcaaaagaaaaaaggagttTGCAGATCtccaaaaacagaaaaatatagaTGGAGAAAGATAGGTAAGGGAAGGGGAGGAGAGGAGAAGGAAGGGGCAGGGGGTGGGGGTTGGTAAGCATGATTTCACCTGGAGATGGATAAAATCTAAAATTCAGACAAGATGAAAAAAATCCAAGGATTCCCAACTCCAGGGAAGGAGGAGGGCCTCTCAGACAtcattcattaattatttaatttataaagtaccatttttgtttttataatgtGCCATCTGTGATGATGCACAGCTAATAGATCTAATTCACTTTTCCAAATCCTGACAGGGTTCCTGGCGAATATCTACATGAAAGGAATGGATGAAATTATTCTATTGCATGTAGCAGAACAACCACATGTTCCATTTTTAGCTGGTAAGTGCCCACATTGTCCCTCATAAATATATACTAAAGTGATTGACGactgtgtttgaaataaattaattcCTGATATTTTTGAGCAACAGGCTGAAGCGGTTTttgtagtaattttttttttttcggggggggggggggattggtCAAATCCCCTAGGATGGAGACATTGGGTGGTACCCAATACTGGACATAGTGGAATACCAcaagaaaaattggcaaataccgaTATACCAAGTCCAAAATTGACAAAATACTGATACCGCATTTATGATCAGTCAAGCTTACTTAAAGTTGCTTCCACCTAGCGTAATGACGCCCCCTGTCAACATGTGTTAAGTGAAAGACAGTCTTCATAAAGCTACCTgagagtgaattttttttagtagtAAAGCAAAGCATTCATGATGAGCTCAACTGCAGCATACAAGACTGTACCTGTCTATATTTACTTTAATTGTTCACTTTTTCTTACTCTCCTTTTCAGAGGTAATAAATTACAACCATTTTTTCATCAATACAGACAGTTTGATCGtataatttaaattaagaaTACTGGAACTCATATTCCAAGGACtaaagtttcaaaattttctgacaGATGCCTTGGGTATTGAGGAATGGAAACAGGAAGTGAAAAAAGTAGAGGAGCATGTCAGAGCTGTGGAAAAGAAATTTATCGATAGGTGTAAAGAGCTAGAGGTAGGGTTGTGTAGGTGTAGTGAATAATATCTACCACTTCAATAAGTGATGCCACCCTCGAATTAGTGCCACTGAGCCCTAATATAATTGAAATCGTAAGGcttcaatttttttagtttatagaaaataataatagtgtacgatactgtaatacaaaaataatattttgcatttggtccaactttcaaataaatattGTCCTCAAATAAATGCTGCCCTTGAATATTAGCACCACTTTTgaggcatttaaaatttaacaagAATGCTCTTACAGCGGTATTCAGTCAcacttgcttggagattagatcgagaaaaaacacaaaacaggatttacccgctaaaggttttttacttcctactttattgaAGTTggtactttttatttgtttctgaattgatttaacGCATGTTAGTCATGACCGGAAATATGTCTGGAGTCACAGGCTATAcacgtgtataaatacacgaaaattcaagagcctcgattccagagaaataacATCATTGCTAGAGATCAAAAGAGTGATTTAcgtggcacgtcatttcaatcatcgctgaaaataaaccgcatgctcgtCAGACgaccatttgcatacaatgaaagtttacaacacccaaccatcgcagttttgctaagattctcattttcttttgaccactcagtagtgttcactttttctaaagtaatcaacactttcaagcgatagaattcgtggaccaacATGTCCCGCAAAAGCTcgaaatttaatctttcctaagctttcttcgcaaaacgtgCATGGCTTCGATCACACAAcaattcttagtcccagtttcaaGGGTCTCTGCAAGGAATTcctggcacaatgacctccCCTTTGTGTCCTGAAtactacaaataaataaatattttattgtgGTTTCTTTCTGCCTGACAGCTTGCTCATGTGACTTTCAAGTTGGAGCAAGGCAAACCAGGAGAGAAGATCTGTGAAGTAGCCTTGAAAGACAAAGTCAAATTTATAGTGTTAGGCAGCCGTGGCATGGGAGCAATAAGACGCACTGTTCTAGGAAGTGTAAGCACTTATGTCATCCATCATACAAAAATCCCAGTTATTTTTTGCCCTAAAGATCATAACTAATCAAAACTTGTCTAAAAAGACCTCATGGGGGTCCCTTTAAAATGAAGGGGTGCTTTTTGTACCTTTAAGAGGCTGAAAGTTGAGGATTGGTACCACAAGAGCTTAAGGGAACTACTGACTTCTTTCTTACTTGTAAACTTAGATAGATTATTGTAATCAAAAGGTTGGTGGTGCCCTTAAATTTGTTGTCAGTTCGTGTACCTCTAAAAGGTGAAATTGAATAAGAGCCACACCCATGAGTGAGATctagggtgcttaccatttgacagataAATCCAGTTGAGTGTAAGCATAACAGGCTATTTGATTACTAGTTTATTGTAGAATTGTTCCTTCAATTACAAGTTGAATCTGAAAAAGGCTCAAATTTGTGTAGCGTGATTCTGGAACCAAACAAATGGAAAATGGCAAGTAATATTCCCTTCAGTTTAACCAACCTTAATGAAAGCCTGTTAACGCAAAATGTAGTCCTTAACGTTTGGTTGGAATTTCCAAAAAATCACGTTATAAACAATAGCATTCCTCCgaaataatgaaattttttagctaaatggtaagcaccccctTGTAGAGTGTGGGGGTGAGGGGTGTTTTGCAAAGGTTCCAACAAGCTTCCCTTTTTTTATAGGGACGTCACCCAACATGGTTTAAATTACCCAACAATCTAATTGTTCTGGCTTGTATAATGAGGTTTCAGTTCGTTTCACCACATAGTTGTCTAAACTGACAGAATTTAGAACTTTTAGCAGGGCTTATATTTAAAGACAGAGGTTTAAATATGAAGAGAGAGTATAAAATCcaaagattgtttttgttttaaatgtcaCTTGTCAGAAAAGGTGTTAATTAGTAGTTACCGACATTCAAAGATTGTCTTCATTAAGTTGTTCATTATTTAATTTCCAAAGTGAGAACAATAAAGCCagtcagttatttaaaattcTGTTATCTTTCCTCTGGGGGCAATGTTTGCTTACCCTTTCTAGCTTTCTCTTTGTCTTTTACCCTGCATTTTATCCAAGTCTACTGGCAAGTATGACTGTAGCCTATTctaggctctcagatagtagggaagacgcgaaagaaaaaAGCACGCGAAAGGTTTGGGGGGCGAGGCGCCGCCCCtgctctccccagtttcctcccgttatattttcgtgtttgcgctttctcaattcagcggacccgactatcttggAGCCGCTAGTATGACTGTTAATtataactcgatgtaagatttctttttgtttcaggtCTGtttgtagcctgagaaaacagccgactttTCACGGAGAAACCAGGGGTGGcatcgcaaaatgtcggctttCTTCCAACAGACTAGTCTGTCCgcaacaaatttattttctgaaTACACCGATCCCACGGCATGGGCGGTCAAGGGCGTGTCGACGGTCGTCTGCTTAGGGGTGAGCAGGGTGCCAAAGGCGTCTTGGGAACCCCTACTAGACTAGTCTGTCCgcaacaaatttattttctgaaTACACCGATCCCACGGCATGGGCGGTCAAGGGCGTGTCGACGGTCGTCTGCTTAGGGGTGAGCAGGGTGCCAAAGGCGTCTTGGGAACCCCTAGCTCTCTCCGCGATCTCTGGAATCGACGCCAAAAGCAAAAAGAGTCGAAAAAGAACAGAACCGTGAATACTGGTAGGCTCCATTTACCCTGGGCAAACGGCTAGTCTATGTGGTAGAGCGATTAGGTC encodes:
- the LOC140928760 gene encoding universal stress protein in QAH/OAS sulfhydrylase 3'region-like, translated to MAEVSQNPSRTVLVAVDNSEYSLEAFEWFLANIYMKGMDEIILLHVAEQPHVPFLADALGIEEWKQEVKKVEEHVRAVEKKFIDRCKELELAHVTFKLEQGKPGEKICEVALKDKVKFIVLGSRGMGAIRRTVLGSVSTYVIHHTKIPVIFCPKDHN